The following is a genomic window from Vitis vinifera cultivar Pinot Noir 40024 chromosome 6, ASM3070453v1.
TGCACAGCTATATCCAGAGTTCTCGGAGCGCATGCCTTCTATTTTGTTGGCACCGCTCTTTTTTATCAGAAGTTTGATGGTGCTTGACATCTCTGACAACTCCATATATGGTCAAATTCCAGCTCTCGGGTTTGGTAACCTCAGCAACTTGGTTCACCTCGACATTAGTCAGAATAAGTTCAATGGATCCATTCCTCCTCAACTCTTTCAGCTGAGACATCTTCGGTATCTTGATTTGAGTCATAATTCGCTCCATGGTAGCCTAAGTCCTAAGGTGGGCTCTCTTCAAAACTTGAGGATGTTGAATTTGACTTCCAATTTTCTTAGCGGAGTACTCCCTCAAGAAATTGGAAACCTCACAAAGTTGCAGCAACTGTCACTTCGATTTAACAAATTTTCGAATGGCATCCCCTCTTCAATTTCGTATTTGAAGGAGTTGGAAGAATTAAAATTGAGTCACAATGCTTTGTCCAAAGAAATTCCCATGAACATTGGAAATTTATCCAACCTCTCCATTTTGATATTGAGGAATAACAGTTTGACCGGTGGAATCCCCTCTTCAATGCAGAAACTAAGTTGAATACACTTCGCTTGGAAAGCAACTTGCTCACCGGAGAAATTCCATCTTGGTTGTTCAATTTCAAAGGCCTGAAGACCTTACATCTTGGAGGAAACAATCTTACTTGGAATAACAGAGTGAAGATAGTACCGAAGTGCATGCTGTCGGAATTATCTCTGACATCATGTAGTCTTGAAGGAGAAATTCCAGAATGGATTTCTACGCAAAAGACTGTTAACTTTCTGGATTTAAGCAAGAATGAGCTCCAAGGATCATTTCCACAATGGCTTGCTGAAATTAAAGTTGAGTCTATGATTCTATCGGATAACAAACTCTCAGGTTCTCTTCCACCTGCTCTCTTTCAATCTTCGAGATTATTTGTCCTTGCTCTCTCCCGGAACAATTTTTCTGGGGAGTTGCCCTACAACATTGGAGATGCGAAGACTCTCTACATTCTTATGTTGGATCGAAACAACTTTTCTGGACCTATTCCTCAATCCATCTCCCAAAATTCCAACCTTTTGACCCTCAAGTACTGTTGTCGTGCCTCGATTTCTCTTCTAACCGATTCTCAGGAGAGGTTCCAACCGCCTTTCCTCAATACATTGAAATTCTTGCACTGGGAGGAAACAAGTTTTCTGGGGCCTTGCCTTTGAACCTGACTAAGTTGAGAAATCTTCAACGTCTCGAACTCCAGGACAACTACATTTCAGGTGAATTACCAAACTTCCTCTTCCATATCTCCCATCTACAAGTTCTGATCCTGAGGAACAACTCCCTTCAAGGTTTAATCCCTAAAACTATTTCCAACCTCAAATATCTCCAAATTCTTGACCTCTCAAGCAACAATCTCACTGGAGAAATCCCCATAGGGTTTGTTAATCTTGCTGGAATGATTGAGGCACCACATCTGACATCAATTTCTAATGATGTTATATTGGTCTTCCACGAATTGATCAGCTCCAACATTATGGTAAATGTGTTGATAGTGAATTGGAAGAAGTCGAAGCAAGGTCTCCCAAGTCACAATATTGATATGTACTTTTTGTTAGACTTGTCGAATAACCAACTATCCGGTGAAATTCCGGCCTCACTAGGTGGTCTTAAGGCTCTGAAGATGCTCAACCTCTCCTATAACAAACTCTCTGGCAAAATACCAGCAAGCTTAAGTGATTTACAAAATCTAGAGAGTTTGGACTTATCCCACAACAAACTCTCTGGTTCCCTTCCTACCACCCTCTCAAAGCTTCAACAACTTACTACCTTTGATGTGAGCAACAATCAACTGATAGGTCGGATTCCGGTTGGTGGCCAAATGGACACAATGGCGGATCCAAACTACTATGCCAACAACAGTGGGTTGTGTGGTATGCAAATTCGTGTGCCATGTCCTGAAGATCAGTCACCAGCACCAAAGCCACAGGATTATGATAACAAGGAGCCATGGTTTTTGTGGGAAGGTATGGGGATTGGATACCCAGTTGGCTTCTTGTTAACTATAGGAATTATCTTCCTTGCTGGCTATTTTAACCCATCGCCACCTTCAAACAACCACCACCGCCGCCCACACCACTCAATCAGGCAACGGGTTTGAACCAAAACAGTCCAGGTAGGCTTTTCTGTCATGGTGAAAGTTTTGGATTTCCTAAGATGGTGAAGAACTTTGGTTAAAGCATAAGCCTTATATCAAGTAGAGTTTGGTGGCCCTGTATTACAAAGCACCTTTCTTAATGAAATTCCTGTTGTAGTTCCTTTTGTGATGTGATGGGAGCGAAGTGTTTTTCATGTTAATGAATTTCATGAGAGTGTCATGGAAGATTAATGATAAGCATACAAAATGATGAAGCAGGCCATTTattagaaaaagttcaagaacTTGTGTGAAATTTCATGATGGgtgaaaaatcaaacattgttgtgtcaaagaaaagaagaatagcTTCACATTCTTACTAAGGAAACTTGACTGTCTGCTAAATTCAATTCCCAAAGAGCAGTCTGGTTTCGGGTGCTGAAGAGCCAGCAATAATGAAAAAGAATACCCATGAGTGAATATGATGGACATGGAGCTCTTTTCTAAACCCATTGGATAAATAGAATGAAGTTGGAATCAAAAGATTGGTTTTGCGTCTTCATCTTCTCATGGTCATAGCCACAGTTGGAATTTGCAAACTGAAGCTAGTTGAGCAGGTTCAAAGAATGATACATACACAACCTCTGTTGTCTTCAGCCTCAGTGTCAGTATCCCCTGTTTCACTGTAGCAGGAAAAAAATAAACGAAATGGTTAAGGGAGAATCAGATTATAACCAAAACCATGGTTCAGCACAAGAATGAAGGTAAACCATTGTACAACTAATATAATACTTTGCTGTCTATTTGCaagaaaatatcttatttttgcAGCAAATATTTCAGAACATGTAGAGCCTGATTATGAATCATCTGGGCAACTTAAggaacaaataattaatatgaaCATGTCAAATAGAAAGGTCTTATATGATCCAAAGCCCTCATATGCCCATAAGCATAATTATACACACGAGACATGCTTCAAAGGTTGTAGTCAAGAAAATACATCAGAGCAAGCTGCATAGAAATTTGGGTAAGCCATAGCCTGTTCCAATGTTTTTGCTGCATCTGCTCCATCCTTAGTGTTTTTAAAGTTCAATTATCTCATAATATGGCACAGATGCAGCACAAATTGGAGCATTTAAAGCAACCCTACATATCCCAAGTCTTCTCATGGACTGTTTTTAAGCAGAGacgaaaatatcaataaatatttcttcaaaGCAGAAACAGTatgaaatttcataaaatagatGGGCAGGGAGAGATGGTCCATTTTTTAGCTCCAGAAGCCATTTTTCCTTGTAGAGTGAAccagaaaaatcaaataaacacATTCGTATCTTCAAGTCACACCAGGAAAACTGTAACATCAATAAATATACTATTGTCACAATCATAAGGGCACCAATCAGTAGGTCCTGGGAATCCCATTCTTAGATTTTGGCTTGTTACAAGCAGGATACAAGGGGGATTCAGCACCCTTAAATTTCCATGGCAACTTGGGAGGCCGCTTATGAATATCTGACGAATAGGATTGTGGCACTAGACATTAGTGAGATATTTATCTCAGTAAATCTCAATTTTCCAGTATGAGGAAAGAATACTCAATTTGATAAGATCATCTGCCCATACTTATCCCAGCTACATAAAGTTAGCACATAAAACCCAACTCAATCATTTGGGAACTTATAAGAATAAGGGACCGTTTATCAGAGGCATCTTCCATCATCAGCCTTGTCCATTCTTCCACTGTGAGTTATCATCTATGATGTGTTTGAACGCTAGAAGTCAATTCATTATAAGGGAGTGAAGAGGTATGGACAAATGTAATCTAAACAAAATGTATTATAACTGGAAACCCCTTATCTCCCTGCCTCTAGTTCTCATACAGTAGACTCCTGTGCATGTACTTCAAAATCTCCAGGGTACAATATTTCCCCCATcacaaaatattattgaaagcaTCAATCAGAATCAGGTCTTTCACATGAATATCGAAAATTAAAATTCAGTGTCGACCTACAGCTCTCTTTACTATTGAGAAAGCCCCTTCATGGAAGAGGCAAGGCCATAACAACCATAACAGGAGAAAAGATTACCAAAGTATCGTAGCAccctaaaaaattcattttcttaccATTTATGACAATGAATCTCTATCCAAATagcaaaatggaaaagaaatattgAGCATTTGGGACATTACTGAGAATACTGCAACAAGTGCCTCAGATTCTTTTCACTCCGAAAAAATTCTCTTGCTCAGATAAAAGAAAGTGCTGAGAAAGCACCATTAAGCTGAAACTCATTTGAGGTTAACATGCCTTCAAAGAGTATTAGGCCATTAGCAACAGATGGTATTTcacaaacaaattaaatattatgaCCCTCAAATCCTAAGAGTCCAATTTTAACCAAAAACTTATATTATATGCACCAAAGTCGGGAAGATATGACTTTTCAAGCTTCAACCAtcatggaaaaaataattttagccCCAAAAAGGATTCACCAAAATAGCAGATCTCACTTCCATGGTCCAAACCTCACTTTGTCGAAGCTCCCTTTCACCCATCAAAAACTTGGCCTTCAATCTCGCTGCATTTAGAGGTGTGAATAACGTCACAAACCCCCATTCCTTCTTATAATCATAAAGTTCCCATCTAAGCCAAGcacattttcacattttttgacTGCATAATTTCCACAACAACCACTTCCTTCCCAATTCTTCCTATCAATATAATCTCTAATACTCCAACCTGATTCAACTTCTCCTCTAGGGAAGCAAAAATCTTAGTTTAACCATCAAACTTTCCCCTGAAGTTTGATAATGACAAGAAGCTAGGCAGGATTTCAGTTTCCGAGCCCCCTTTCCATGGATAACCAATAcattttcacttttaaattaaatgCCAAGCAAAtcattattcaaatttgatCCAAAAAACCCAGTTATCCTAAGCTGATTCATCTGCCAATATTCTCAACCTCCTAAAGTAGATTACAGTGCTAACAACAAAATGAAGCCAAATCAGTTCAATTATCTTGTTGTCAATTTCAAGCACCATTACAAAATTCATGCAGAACAATTTGAAAAACACATCAGAAGgtaaatcaaacaaaagaattgGAAGCAAAAATTATTCTAGATATAGAGATAGGGAGGGAATATCCACCTGGATTCAAATTCCTTGATCTCAACAAGTTCTTTCCCCAAGAAATCCATCCATTGTACTCTCTTCTTTCCAACCTCTTTGGGAGTACCAGGTTCTGAAGGTGCCTTCTTGAGACTGGTTTTCAGAAGATTCTCATCTGGTTGCTTCCCATCTGAGCTCCCATCCTTGACCTCAATGGTATCACCAGATAAATGATTCTCACCATCAGGAATTGACACAATTGATGGAGGAACATGTGGGTTGTTCTCCAATTTCAATGGTCCAGGAGTGTAAATATGAGGGGAGGGTTTGCAGAAGCAGATGAAAGAAGGACAGTGAATCTTGCAGAACAAAACCCTCAtgaaaaaattatgagaaaaaCTTATTACAACTATAAGTAGTCCATTTCACAACTCCAAATAAGAACATTAACTTAATCAGAACTTAAACTTCTTGATTCTTTTCTTCTGAGTGTAATGACACAGAATCAAAAATCACCAAGCAAAGGATTttctaaagaagaaaaaatcccAGCCAGGTTGACCCTCATAACAACAGCAAACACCCCATTAAAAAGCATACCAGATAACAACAACCCAGATCCCAAATCTTCACAAAAACAGAACcaaaatcaagaattttttcttctcaaaactGATTGGTTGACGACAAAGAAATTTtccgatttttttttctttcttttttttttgtttttccagaGCAAGAAGTGAGAAACTCCAATTTTCCCAGAGAAAGAAGGGACACCCAGAAAGCCCTGTTGATTTCTGGATGTATCTGATGGTGAATTACAAGTCTAAGAGGAATGGGTACCTGTCAAACAAGCCTAAAATTATCCAGAAACCTCTGTTTCCACTGTTATATGAGAGAATCTATCAGACAAAAACAAAGTGATCATGTACCCTCAAAATGACAATCCTACCCTCTTTCAAGATTTCATCGTGCATTCTTCTCAAGCATGAATGAAGGAAGAAGAATTGTAATTAGGAGATGATATTAGAAAGAACAAAAAGAGGGAAAAGTCTTAGCTGGAAAGACCAGACTGATACCAATTCGGATGACAAATCCAACTGTCCAAACATTCCCTTATGTAACCGTAGTCCATCTCGAAAAGGAATTTTATTAGTAACTGCCATAAATATCTTATACTGAGTAAAGAAAGCCAACACCCTTCTATATTTTAATCTTATCTTTCCTTACCAACCAACATCTAGTAAAAAGAATACTTTCTGGATCtctttttcccctttctttATAGTGGTACTTCcacattttcactttttttaacCCTTTGATGTTGGACCTCAACTACCAAggcaagttttttatttatattatatttttttcctagaTATAtgtatttcactttttttttctagatttgtTTTAAAGTTATATGAATCATAACCTGaaataaatatcattatttatagacgtattttaaagttattCCTATCTTAACCCTAAAACAAATGAGGATAAAATTGAGAGGATCACTACCCATTGTCTTCAATTCTGTGGGTTTGTATTATTAattgagaatttttatttttattt
Proteins encoded in this region:
- the LOC100260500 gene encoding uncharacterized protein LOC100260500 — its product is MRVLFCKIHCPSFICFCKPSPHIYTPGPLKLENNPHVPPSIVSIPDGENHLSGDTIEVKDGSSDGKQPDENLLKTSLKKAPSEPGTPKEVGKKRVQWMDFLGKELVEIKEFESSETGDTDTEAEDNRGCVCIIL